A segment of the Streptomyces sp. P9-A2 genome:
GTACTGACCGATCGACGACAGGGCGAGCTGCGCCCGGTCCATCGTGGTGTCGAAGGTGCTGCGCGCCACCGGGAACGGCACCCGCAGCCCCTCCTCGTTGAATCCGAAGCCCTCCGCCGTGGCCGTCAGGTCCGTCAGCCCCGTGGTCACCCCCAGTTTGGCGAACACGGTGTTGCAGGACCAGGTGAACGCCTCCCGCACCGAGGCGTCCGCGCAGCCCCGGGACGCGTTCGTCAGCCGTGTCGTCGTCCCCGGCAGGGTGTACGGGTCGGGGGAGTCCGTCGGCGCGTCCAGATCGGTGACCGTGCCCGCGTCCAGCGCCGCCGCCGCGGTGACGACCTTGAACGTCGAACCCGGCGGATACGTCTGCCGCACGGCCCGGTTCAGCATCGGTCTGTCCGGATCGGCGTTCAGCCGGGCCCAGGCCCGCCGTGCCGCCGCCCCGTTCCCGGACAACAACTCCGGGTCGTAGGACGGGACGGACACCAGCGCCAGGATCCGCCCGGTCGACGGCTCCACCGCCGCCACCGCGCCCTTGCGTGAGCGCAGCCCTTCGTACGCGGCCCGCTGAGCGGCCGGGTGGATCGTCGTGACGACGTCGCCGCCCGCGTTGCGGGAGCGGGTGAAGTCGTTCCACAGCGGCAGCGGCTGAAGCAGCGGGTCGGTGCCCGCCAGCAGGCCGTCCTCCGTGTGCTCCAGCAGGGTCGTCCCGTACTCCTGTGAGGCGAAGCCGGTCACCGGCGCGTACAACGGGCCGTCGGCGTAGGTCCGTTCGTAGCGCAGGTGCTCCCCGGTGTCCCGCGAGCCGGTGACCGGGCGGTCGTCGACCAGGATGTCGCCGCGCGGCTGGTGGTAACGGGCGATGGTGTCACGGCGGTTGGCCGGGTTGTCGTCGTAGGCGTCGGCATGCAGCACCTGGACACGGGTGGCGTTCACCAGCAGGGCGAACAGCAGCAGCGCGCAGAACACGGCGGCCCGCCGGATGTACCGCGTCATGAACCCGCGCCCCCGCCCGACCCGCCGGGCGCGGGCCGTCCGTCCCCCCGGCGTGCCGAATCGCTCAGCCGGACCAGCAGCGCCACGATCGCCCAGTTGGTGA
Coding sequences within it:
- a CDS encoding penicillin-binding transpeptidase domain-containing protein, yielding MTRYIRRAAVFCALLLFALLVNATRVQVLHADAYDDNPANRRDTIARYHQPRGDILVDDRPVTGSRDTGEHLRYERTYADGPLYAPVTGFASQEYGTTLLEHTEDGLLAGTDPLLQPLPLWNDFTRSRNAGGDVVTTIHPAAQRAAYEGLRSRKGAVAAVEPSTGRILALVSVPSYDPELLSGNGAAARRAWARLNADPDRPMLNRAVRQTYPPGSTFKVVTAAAALDAGTVTDLDAPTDSPDPYTLPGTTTRLTNASRGCADASVREAFTWSCNTVFAKLGVTTGLTDLTATAEGFGFNEEGLRVPFPVARSTFDTTMDRAQLALSSIGQYNTRATPLQMAMVAAAVADNGHVREPYLVERTTRASGGTVSAAGPGQSRRAMYPSTAQRMRDLMRGVVEEGTGTNAAIRGAVVGGKTGTAQHGIGNSGTPYAWFVSWAQGDGDAEAKVAVAVVVEDAAAGRREISGGGTAAPIAKAVMEAVLRP